ATCGGCGGCAGGAACTGGAACGGGGTCAGTGCCAGCAGCGGGTTCACCGCGGGGTTGGCATCGTTGGCATCGGCGAAGGCCTGCACGCCCGCCGAAACCTGGCCGAAGGCGGCCGGGTTGGCACCGGCGAAGGCGCCGATTTCAGCCTGGCTGGCCGGACGGCCGAGGCCGAGCAGCGTGCCGACCTGCGTGGCGAGACCCTGCGCGAAGATCGCGGTGTTACCCGAGGCCACCAGGTCGATGTTCGAGAACACATCGGTGCTCGTCGAATTGGTGACGATCTGCTTCTTGTCCTTGGTGTAGTTCGCACCCAGCGTGAGGACGAGACGATCGGTGATCTCGAAATCGACATTGCCGAAGATCGAGAACGCTTCATTGTCCTGAACGATGTTGTTGAAGAAGCCCTGGCCTTCGGCAAAGAACTGGCCGGTGTAATCGGTGCCGTTCAGCGCCGAGAGCGTGGCTTCGAGCGTATTGACATTCTGCGTGCCCCCGGTCGCACCCTGCAGCAGCAGGTCGGCGAAGGGACGGAAGCCGGGACCAAAAACGATCTGGTCCGACGTATCGACGCGTTCGTCGAAGTAATAGCCGCCGATCAGGAAGTTGAACGGGCCGTCGAAATCCGAGGCAATCCGCAGTTCCTGGGTGAAGGTTTCGATATCGGCATCGCCGATATTCGCCCCGCTCACCGCCGGAAGGCTGGTGAAGTCGACGTCCTGGTCGGCGCCGAGCTTGGTCTTGCGATAGGCGGTGATCGAGGTCAGCCCCAGCGCGCCGAAGTCGTAATCGATCTGGCCCGAGATGCCGTAGTTCTCGACGTTGTTGATCGGATCGACGTCGGTGAACACGACATCGCCATCGGGATTGTTGCGGAAATCGTTGACCTGGCCGCCGAGCAGCTGGATCGCACCGATTTCGGCCGAGGTCGCCACGTTGAGTACGCCGCAGCAGCGCTCTTCGATCTTGTCGTAATCGCCGATTACGCGGACGCGCAGCGGGCCGCCATTGTCGAACAGCAGCTGGCCGCGGGTGAACCAGCGGTCGCGGTCGTTGATGTCGTCGCCATTGACGCCATTGGTCAGGTAGCCGTCCCGCTTGTTGATGCCGCCGCCCGCGCTGAAGGCGACCGAATCGCTGATCGGGCCGGTGACGAAACCTTTGACGACCATCGCGTCGTAATTGCCGTAGCTGGCTTCGACCATGCCGCCGAAATCGAACTGCGGTTCCTTGGTGACGATCGAGATCACGCCGGCGCTGGCGTTTTTGCCGAACAGCGTCGACTGCGGGCCGCGCAGCACTTCGACGCGCTGGATGTCGGGAAGATCGGAAATCTGCGACACCGCGCGGCTGCGATAGACGCCGTCGACGAACATCGCGACCGAGGGCTCGAGACCGATGTTGTTGCCATCGGTGCCGAAGCCGCGAACCGAATAGCTAGTCGCGAACGAGCTCTGGTTCTGGCTGACGCGCAGCGAGGGGACCAGCGTGGCGAGATCGGCGACGTCGCGAATCTGGGCCTGCTCGATCGCTTCGGAGGTGGTCACGCTGACCGCGACGGGGGTTTCCTGCAGCGTCTGCTCGCGCTTGGTCGCGGTGACGATGATCACATTGCCGCTGGCGGGAGCGGCGATATCGGTATCGTCGGCCTGGATGTCAGCGTCGGCGTCCTGCGCCTGGGCGGCGGCGGGCAGAACCAGCGCGGCAGCGCCGGCCAGCAAGGCGGTACGAACGGACGCGTGGCGGCCGAAAGTATTGAATTTCATGAAATGTCCTCTTCTCTCAAGACGTCTTTTTGGTCTGCTGCGCAGTCCCCAAATAACGCAGGCGAGCGGCGGATTACCAGACTTGCATGCCCTCTCAAGCGTTTAGCCGACGCGTGACGCAGCGGGGTCCGCGACTGTGCCTTTCGCGTTACACCGCAACGGCTTGTCGCAGTGCAGCATCTAAGCTAGGGGCGCGCCCGAAACGCATCGTGCCGCTCATGCGTTAACGCTACGGCACGCTAACAGAAAGCACATTCCATGTCCCGCGACCTGCGCAACGTGGCGATCATCGCCCACGTCGACCACGGCAAGACAACTCTCGTCGACCAACTTTTCCGTCAATCCGGCACCTTCCGCGAAAACCAGCGCGTCGAAGAACGTGCGATGGATTCGAACGACCTGGAAAAGGAACGCGGGATCACGATTCTCGCCAAGTGCACCAGCGTCGAATGGAACGGCACGCGTATCAATATCGTCGATACGCCGGGCCACGCCGACTTCGGCGCCGAGGTCGAGCGCATCCTCTCGATGGTCGATGGGGTGATCCTGCTGGTCGACAGCGCCGAAGGCCCGATGCCGCAGACCAAGTTCGTCACCGGCAAGGCTCTCGGCCTGGGCCTGCGCCCGATCGTCGTCGTCAACAAGATCGACCGCAGCGATGCCCGCCCGCAGGCGGTGCTCGACGAAGTGTTCGACCTCTTCGCAAGCCTCGATGCGAATGACGACCAGCTCGACTTCCCCAGCCTGTGGGCTTCGGGCCGCGACGGTTACGCCAGCGAAGACGAGCATGCGCGCGAAGGCAATCTGGATGCGCTGTTCAAGCTGATCGTCGACCACGTCCCCGCGCCGGGCCTCGATACCGAAGCCCCGTTCAGCTTCCTCGCGACGCTGCTCGACCGCGACAATTTCATGGGCCGCGTGCTCACTGGCCGCGTCCAGTCGGGCACGGTCAACATCAACGACCCGATCCACGCGCTCGACGCGCAGGGCACTGTCATCGAAGTCGGCCGCGCAACCAAGCTGCTGAGCTTCGACGGCCTCGACCGCGTGCCGGTCGAAAGCGCCGAGGCGGGCGATATCATCGCCATCGCCGGTCTTGAGAAGGCGACCGTTTCGAACACCATCGCCGATCCGCAGATCAAGACGCCGATCGAGGCGCAGCCGATCGATCCGCCGACGCTCGCCATGCGTTTCGCCGTCAACGACAGCCCGCTGGCCGGCCGCGAAGGCAGCAAGGTCACCAGCCGCATGATCCGCGACCGCCTGTATCGCGAAGCGGAAACCAATGTCGCCATCCGCATCACCGAAAGCGCCGACAAGGACAGCTTCGAGGTTGCCGGGCGCGGCGAACTGCAGCTGGGCGTGCTCATCGAAACGATGCGCCGCGAAGGCTTCGAACTCGGCATCAGCCGTCCGCGCGTGCTGTTCCGTGAAGAAAACGGCCAGCGCATGGAGCCGTTCGAAACGGTCGTCATCGACGTCGATGACGAGCATTCGGGCACGGTTGTCGAGAAGATGCAGCGCCGCAAGGCCGAGCTGACCGAAATGCGCCCCAGCGGCCAGGGCAAGACCCGCATCACCTTCTCCGCCCCGTCGCGCGGCCTGATCGGCTATCACGGCGAATTCCTGTCCGACACGCGCGGCACCGGCATCATGAACCGCATCTACGAGAAGTACGACACCTACCGCGGCAAGATCGAAGGCCGCCAGAACGGCGTGCTGATCTCGATGGTGTCCGGCGAAGCCGTACCCTACGCGCTCAACATGCTGGAAGAACGCGGCGAGCTGTTCATCGGCGGCGGCGCGAAGATCTACGAAGGCATCATCATCGGCGAAAACGCCAAGCCGGACGACCTCGAGGTCAACCCGATGAAGTCGAAGCAGCTGACCAACTTCCGTTCGACCGGTAAGGACGATTCGATCCGCCTTACCCCGCCGCGCGTTATGACGCTGGAACAGGCCATCGCCTATATCGACGACGACGAGATGGTCGAAGTGACGCCCGAGAACATCCGCCTGCGCAAGGCGATCCTCGATCCGCACGAGCGCAAGCGCGCGAAGCGTTCGGCCGGGTAATCACCCGCCGACAACTGATGAGATACGAAAGGGGCCGGATGATTTCCGGCCCCTTTTTCGTCCTGCGCCCTGCGCCCGAACGGCCCCTGCGCCAAAATATACAATCAATGCCGGTGCACGCGGCGTAGCCTTGGGGCAACACAAGCCAGACATAAGAACCACCGGATCGCTCACCTACGGCAAGCAAGGCCCGAAAGCCTGCTGCGCTTGCCTTCGTCATCGATTGGGGGATCGAAGCCATGGCTATCTGCCCGTTATCAATGCGGCCCGCACGGTGAACGTCGCCGATCTCAAGGCCGGCGATCTCGATTCGGCAGGCCATCCCGTTCTGCACTTCTATTCGCGCAAGCCACCCGAATATGCGGTCTACCAGACCAGGGAACGCGCGATGGTCCACTTCGCCGACGCGCCCGATGTCTCGGATGAACAACGCAAGGTGCTGGCGCAGCTCGCACCCCTGCGCGGCGAAACCAATGCGCTGATCGACGACTGGCGCGAGAAGCCCGATCGATACCACACGCTGGGCATCATCCCGCGCAGGAACGGCGCGCGCATCCGCCAACGGGCAGCGCGCTACGATCGCCGGATCGGCGATGCGCTCATCGTCGCGCTGGAAGGCGATCTGACCGGCGCCGGTGCCGTGCTGCAGGAGATAAAGGACGACGTCATCGAGGAACGCGTCGGATGGTCGCGCTTCGAATATCTTCTGGTCGCCATCACCATCGCTTTTGCGTTCATCCTGTTCAGCATCCTGTTTGCGGTCCTGACCGTGCCGGATGTCGATGATGCTGCGGCAGCGGCACGCTCCCTGCTGTGCGACACTGAGCTCGACCCGCGGTGTTTTGACGACGCCACCGATCTGTGGCGCGGCGCAATGGCGGGCGCTTTGGGAAGCTTCTTCTCGATCGCCCTCGCCATCCGCGGACGCACCGTCCTGCCGGACCTCAACAAGGTCAACAACTGGATGGATGCCGGCCTGCGCGTCGCGATCGGCATCATCGCAGGGACCGTGCTGGTCGCGCTGGTCGTATCGGACTTCGTCAATCTGCGGATTGGCGAGGCTGCAGGTGAGCTGAACGAGCTATATATCGGCATCGTCGGCTTTGTCGGCGGCTTTGCCGAACGGCTGGTCCCCGACCTGCTGGCACGGGCGGCGGTGCAGGAGGGCGAAAAGCCCGTGCTCCGCAAACCCGAACCCGATCTCGACGCGGCGGGTGCCGCGCCCGCCGGGGCTGCGGTCGGATCGGCACCGGCCGGTGAAGTTGTCGAAGGCGATGTCCCCCCCGACGACGAGACTGAGGACGGCTGCGTCGAGGATCTCGACATCGACGAGGATGACCTCACCCGCGACGAGCACCTGCCCGCTGCATCGGGCGGCGTCGCCCAGCCGGACGATGGACCCGAGGGGACGAAGGGATGAGCTATTCTCTGACATGGCTGCCCGAGGTGCTCGAGCGCGCGGGTCTCAAAGTCGCCGAAACACACGATTGGCGTACCCGCGGGCGCGGTGACATGGGTCCCGTGCGCGGGGTGCTGTGCCACCATACCGCGACCCGCGCGGGCGGTAACATGCCCACGCTCGACATGCTGATACACGGGCGGCCCGACCTCAGGGGCCCGCTGTGCCACCTCGGCCTCGGGCGCGACGGGACCTATTATGTCGTCGCCGCTGGCCGGGCCAACCATGCCGGACCCGGCGCCTGGGAAGGGCTGCGCAATACCGGCAATACGCATCTGATCGGTATCGAGGGCGAAAACGGCGGACGCCCACATGACGACTGGCCCGAAATTCAGATGGATGCCTATCGCCGCGGCGTCGCGGCGATTCTCGATCATATCGGCGCCAAGGCGAACATGTGCCTGGGACACAAGGAATGGGCGCCCGGGCGCAAGCCCGATCCGCTGTTCGACATGTCGCAGTTCCGCTCGCAGGTCGCCGAAATCCTCGCGGGCAAATCGCCCCCGCCGCCGATCGCGGCAAGTGACGACCACGACCGGCCGACCCTGCGCCGGGGAATGCGCTCGGACGCGGTCAAGACGGTTCAGGCGCTGCTCGGCCTGCAGGCCGATGGTATTTTCGGCCCCCGGACCGAAGCGGCAATCCGCGCGTGGCAGCGCACCAATGGGTTGGTGCCCGACGGCATCGTGGGTTCGCGCAGCTGGGAGGTGCTGGATCTTCAGCGCGACGCGCCCGCCAAGCCCCCGCAGACGCCGCCTGCCAAGGACGGCAACAAGGCGAGCGACACGGCGATCATCGATCAGATCGATGCCGGTCTGCTCAAGCTCGCCTTCTCCGAGAACACGCCGCAAGAGCTCGCCCAATGGGTCGAGCCGATCAAGACCGTGTGCCTGCGCTACGGCATCGACACGCGGCGCGAGATCTGCAGCTTCCTCGCCAATATCGCGGTCGAGAGCCGCGGCCTGACCCGCATGACCGAAAGCCTCAATTACAGCGTCGACGGCTTGCTGAGGACCTTCGGCCGCCACCGGATAAGCGAAGCCGACGCACGGCGGCTCGGGCGCAAGCGCGGCGAACGCGGGCTGTCGCTCGCGCGGCAGGAGGAACTGGCCAATTTGCTCTATGGCGGCGAATGGGGGCGCCGCAATCTCGGCAATACCGAACCCGGCGATGGCTGGCGGTTCCGCGGCTACGGGCCCAAGCAGATCACCGGGCGCCACAATTGCACCGAGTTCGGCAAATCCATCGGCATGGCGATCGAGAAAATCCCCGACTACCTGCGCACGCGTGAAGGCGGTTGCATGGGGGCAGGCTGGTACTGGAAGTCGCGCGATCTCGACAAGTTCGCCGCGACCCCCGGGCTCGAGGACGATCGCCGCGCAATCAATGGCGGGCTGCACGGGCTCGATGTGGTGCAGGAACGGTTCGACCGGCTGATGCGCGAACTGGACCGGCGCGGGGTCTGATCGGCAGCATTGAACCGGCAATACCGGACGCGCCACGCAAAGCAAACCTCAGTCCCGATACAAAAAGGGCGGCCACGATGTGACCGCCCTTTCCGTTTGAAGGTATCCGCCGATCAGAAGCGGAAGTTCAGCGTCGTGCGGATCGAATGGATGTTCAGGTTCGGATCCGAGGGGCGAAGAGCGGTTTCACCCGAATCGAGCAGGAACGGATTGGTTGCAGGCGCGGTACCGGCACCCACCAGCACATAGGCATCGTCGTCGTCATAGCGCGAATAGAGATATTCGAGGCCGAACGAGATGTTGTCGGTGAGGTAGAGCTCGCCGCCGGCGCCGATCTGGCCACCCAGCTGCCAATCGTCATCATTCGTCATGGTGAAGGAATTGGCCGTGTTGGTGGTGACGAAATCGTGATCGATATCGGCATAGGCGACGCCGCCCGTGACGTAGAGCAGGCCACGGCCGCTGCCGGGCGAAACGCCGAGGCGACCACGCACAGCGACCGATTTGTCCAGTCCGCGTACGAAGGTGTAGCTCGCCGGGGTGGTGCTGAAACCGGTCGAGTAATCTTCCGATTCCGACAGCGCGCCCTCGACCAACAGGCCGGCAACTACCGGACCATTGCCGATGCGCTGGTCGAAGCCGATGCGGATGCCGTAGCCGTAGCGCGACTTGTCATCGCTGCAGCCGTCGCTGGCTTCCGCGCCATTGGCGGCGCCGTTGCAATAACCGGGGCTGAAAGCATTGGCGCCGGTCGTCGTGATGACCCCGTCGCCATATTCCCCGTCGCCATCGGTGTCGAAGGTGATGCCTTCACCATTTTCATCGTCGATTGCGTCGAGACCGAAGCTACCGCCGACGTAGAAGCCGTCGAAGAAACGGGGTTCTGCATCCTGTGCGAAAGCAGGCTGAGCGAAGGCGCCCGCGAAAATCGCGGTGGCCAGAAATGTCGATTTTTTCATTGAAAATCCTGTTAGTTACGTGGACCCTGTTGCCGGGTAAGACGTTTGCGGAGCCAAGGCGTTCCGGCACCCCGGTGCGATGAAACGCACGTGTCGCATTTTTGCCACAGCGACAATCTCGCGAGGTCCGCCAAATGCCGCGTGAGCGGCGGTTCGGGGCCCCGGTGGCCAGCGCGATTTCCATCTGTTAGATGCCTCGCCCATGCAGACCGGCACCTATATTTCGCTCGCCCTATATTTTGTTCTGATGATCGCGATCGGCCTATGGGCGTGGAAGCGCTCGACCGATACGAGCGAGGGTTATCTGCTCGCCGGACGCAACCTGCCACCTGCGGTCGCCGCACTGAGCGCCGGCGCCTCTGACATGAGCGGCTGGCTGCTGCTCGGCCTGCCCGGCGCGCTCTATGCCAGCGGGCTGGTCGAGGCGTGGATCGGGATCGGGCTGTTCATCGGCGCGCTGGCCAACTGGTTCGTGGTCGCGCCGCGGCTGCGCGCGCAGACCGAAAGCTATGGCAATGCGCTGACGATCCCCGAATTCCTCGCCAATCGCTTTCCCGACAAGGCGGTCGCGCTGCGCGTCATCTCCGCGCTGATCGTGGTGGTGTTTTTCGCGGTCTATACCGCTGCCGGCCTCGTGGGCGGCGGCAAGCTGTTCGAAACCAGTTTTGCCGGCCTGTTCGGGGGTATCGGCATGAGCGATTACATGGTCGGCATCTGGATCACCGCGCTGGTGGTGCTCGCCTATACCATGGTCGGCGGCTTCCTCGCGGTCAGCCTGACCGATTTCGTGCAGGGGCTGATCATGGTCGTCGCACTGGCGGTGATGCCGCTGGTGGTGATGTTCGGCGAAGGCGGCAGCGCGGGCGGGTCGCTGACCGACGTCCCCGTCGAAGGTTTCCTCAGCCTCACCCAAGGCCTCACCCTGCTTGGCTTCATCAGCGCGGTGACCTGGGGGCTCGGCTATTTCGGCCAGCCGCATATCATCGTGCGCTTCATGGCGATCGACACGGTCGAGAAGGTCCGTCCGGCGCGCAACATCGGCATGACCTGGATGGGCGTCGCGCTGCTCGGTTCGATCGGCATCGGCATTGCCGGCCGCGCCTTTACCGAACGCAACGGCATCGTCGTGGACGATCCCGAGACGATCTTCATCGTGCTCGCCAATCTATTGTTCCACCCGCTAATCACCGGCTTCCTGCTGGCGGCGCTGCTCGCCGCGATCATGTCGACGATCAGCTCGCAGCTGCTGGTTGCCTCGAGCTCGCTCACTGAAGATTTCTACAAGCTGTTCTTCCGCCGCCATGCCTCGGAGCGCGAGAGCGTGAATGTCGGACGGATCTGCGTCGCGCTGGTGGCGATTGCCGCGATCGTGATCGCGAGCAATCCCGATAGCGAGGTGCTGGGACTGGTGTCCAACGCCTGGGCAGGCTTCGGCGCGGCCTTTGGTCCGCTGATTATCCTCGCGCTGACCTGGAACAGGATGACCGGCGCCGGCGCAGTCGCAGGCCTGGTCACCGGCGCCGCAGTGGTCGTCGCATGGATTGCGCTGGGCTGGAATGCGGCGCTCCCGGGCATGGACCAGGGCCTCTACGAAATCGTCCCCGGCTTCATCGCTGCCTGGCTCGCCATCTGGCTGGTCAGCAAGGCGACCGCCGGAACCGCAGAGCGCCCCTTGCCAGCCTGACGCGCAGTCGTCACACCGTCTCCCGATTGAGGAGACGAATATGCGAACACTACTGGCGGGCGTAGCCGCCCTCGCCCTGACCGCCATGCCTGCCACCGCGCAGGAGACGGCCGAACAGCCCGCGATCGAACAGCAGATCGGCGCCGGCGGGCGGCCCGTAGGCGCGAATTGGGCACGCAGCCCGGTGATCGCGCAGCACGGCATGGCGGCCACCGCACACCCGCTCGCCACGCAGATCGCGCTCGACGTGCTCAAGGACGGCGGCAGCGCGGTCGATGCGGCCATCGCGGCCAATGCCGCGCTGGGGCTGATGGAACCCACCGGCAATGGCATCGGCGGCGATCTGTTCGCGATCATCTACGACCCCGCGACCGGCAAGCTGCACGGCATAAACGGGTCGGGCCGCAGCCCGCAGGGCCAGACGCTCGACCAGCTGCTCGACAAGCTCGATGGGGCAGACGCCCTGCCGCCCTATGGCGCATTGCCGATCACCGTGCCGGGGACGGTCGATGCCTGGTTCGCGATGCACGAACGCTTCGGCAAGCGGACCATGGCCGAAAACCTGGCGCCGACCATCGGCTATGCCCGCGAAGGCCACCCGATCGCGCCGGTCATCGGCATGTATCTCGCCCGCTCGCTCAAGGCCTATTCGGCGCGCGAGGACCAGTTCGATTTCAGCAATGCGCGCAAGGTGTGGTTCGCCGATGGCGAAGCGCCCGAGGCCGGCGAAATCTTCCGCAATCCGGACCTTGCCGACACGCTCGAGGCGATCGCCCGCGACGGGCGCGATGCCTATTACGACGGCGATCTGACCGATGTGATCGTCGATTACCTGCAGGCGCAGGGCAGCGCCTTCACGCGCGAGGATTTTGCCGCCCACCGCAGCGAATGGGTCGAGCCCGCCTGTGCCGGCTACAAGGATGGGTACGAGCTGTGCGAACTGCCGCCCAACAGCCAAGGCTTTGCCGCGCTGCAGATGGTCAATATCCTCAAGAACATCGACCTGTCGCAATGGGAGCGCGGAAGCCCCGAAGCGTTGCACTACATGGTCGAAGCCAAGCGGCTCGCCTATGCCGATGTCGCGCGCTTCTATGCCGATCCCGACTTCGCCGCCCTTCCCGCCCAATTGCTCGCCGAAGACTATGGCGCCGAACGCTTCAAGCTGATCGATCCGGCCAAGGCGACGCCCGAATTCCAGCCCGGCGAAATCGAAGTCGCGCCCAAGCTCGAGGGTGAAGGCGATACCACCTACCTCACCGTCGTCGATGGCGACGGCATGATGGTCAGCCTCATCCAGTCGAATTATCGCGGTATGGGCGGCGGGCTGGTTGCCCCGGGCACCGGCTTCATGTTCCAGGACCGCGGCGAGCTGTTCAGCCTCGATCCGGCGCATCCCAATGCCTACGAACCCGGCAAGCGGCCCTTCCACACGATCATTCCCGCCTTCGTGAAGAAGGATGGCCAGCCTTATATGACGCTGGGCCTGATGGGCGGCGGCATGCAGCCGCAGGGCCATGTGCAGGTGCTGGTCAATATCGTCGATTACGGCATGAACCTGCAGGAAGCAGGCGATGCCGCGCGCTTCAACCACGACGGCGGGCCGCAGCCGACCGAGGCGTTCGAAGGCCCCGCTGCCGATCCGCTGGGGACATTGTTCGTCGAACCCGGCATTCCGGCAGAAACCATCGCCGCGCTGCGCACCATGGGGCACAAGGTCGAAGTGGTCGACAACGGCATCATGTTCGGCGGCTACCAGGCCATCGCGCGCGACCCCGAGACGGGCGTGCTGACGGGCGCCACCGAAATGCGCAAGGATGGGCAGGCATCGGGATATTGAGGGTCGCCTGAAAAGGAGAACGACATGGCAAAGGTAACCGGACTGGGCGGGGTCTTTTACGTGGTAAAGGACCCTGACGCCACGCGCGCCTGGTACCGCGACGTGCTGGGTATCGGCGGCGAATACGGGCCGCAGCTGGAGTGGTCCGAAGAGACCGGCGACAAACCCTATTCGCTCATCAGCCATTTCAAGGACGATGGCTACATCAAGCCCGGCACCGGCGGCTTCATGGTCAATCTGCGGGTCGACGATTGCGACGCGATGGTCGAGCAGCTGAAGGCCAAGGGGGTCGAGGTGCTCGGCCATGTCGATGAAGGGTATGCCAAGTTCGCCTGGATCCTCGATCCCGACGGGGTCAAGATCGAACTGTGGGAACAGCTCGCCGCACCCGAATAGGCCGCGCCTTCTCCTGGAAAATTGCGCTCCCCTACACATCGTTAGCGAAGAATTAAGGATGTTCGGGAGATAAGCGCGGGTATGCGACCACATCCCGCCTTCTCTCTGCTGCTTCTCCTCAGCCTGGCAGGATGCGGCGTGGTACCTGGCTCCAAGCCCGCAGAAAGGGTCGCGCGGCAGGCAGGGTCCGTCCCTGTCAGCACCGCGCGACCCGAAATGCGCCAGTGCAATGCCGAACTGGGGCAGACCGGCTCGCGCTTTGCCCCGCTGCCCGACAAATTCTACGGCGCCGGTTGTTCGACCACCAACAGCGTCCGGCTCGAACGCGTCGGCGGGGATCACACCGAATTCACCGTGACCAACCTTGGTGCAGTGGCCTGCCCGCTGGCCAACAGCTTTGCCGGCTGGGCGCGCTACGGGGTCGATCGCGCCGCGCAGCAGATCCTCGGCAGCCCGCTCCAGCGGATCGAGACCATGGGCAGCTTTGCCTGCCGCAATGTTGCGGGCAGCGCCCGCCGCAGCGCGCATGCGCGCGCCGAGGCGATCGATGTCGCCGCCTTCGTCCTTGCCGACGGTCGCCGGATTTCGGTTCAGTCGGGGTGGAACGCTTCACGGGACGAGCGTGAATTCCTGCGCGTCATTCACCGCAGCGCCTGCAAGCGGTTCGGCACGGTACTGGGCCCCGACTACAACCGGGCCCATGAGGACCATTTTCACCTGGAATATGGCAGCGGGAACTACTGCCGCTAGGGTTGAGCCGCCGCGCGCCTATTACATCGCAAAGGGCGTATCCTCGTCGAGCTTTGCTTCCAGTCGCAGGCGAACCGCTTGCGCGGAATGATCGGTACCCAGTTTCGACATCAAATTGGCGCGGTGGATTTCCACCGTGCGCGGGCTGATCCCCAATTCGCGCCCGATCATCTTATTGCTGCAGCCCTCGGCCAGCCAGTCGAGCACTTCGCGTTCGCGCGGGGAAAGCATGGCGATCTTGTTGCGCGCTTCGACCATCTTGCGGCGCGCCTGGACATGCGCATCGACATCCTTGCCGATCCGGCCAAGCGCTTCGGCCAGCCGTTCGGGTTTCAGCGGCAGCGCGACATAATCCAGCGCCCCCGCTTTCACCGCATCGACGATGCAGGCTGGCCGGGGTTCACGCGCGGTGGCGATAACCGGTAGCCACACGCCCTTTTGTGCCAGCTCGTTCAGGACCGAAGCGACCCCGCCGTCGGCGGGATCGTCGCGCGCCAGGATCACACCCTGCTCGGGTGGTCGCTGCAAGAATTCGGCGGCGTTGGAATAGGTTTCACAGTGATGGCCAAGTCCAAAACCCAGATGGGCTTGTTCTGCCCGGCCACGACTTGAGCCTCCTACAATATGGAGAATTTGGCGCTCGTTCATTTGGCCTACCTTACGTCTATGACAAAGCCCCCGCCACAAAATATTAGTTAATATAAACGGTCTTATAACACTGCCGCCCTATCTACGAACAGTTCGCAATAGCAATTTGTATATTCGCGACAAAAACCTAGTCTCCGCTTCGGTAAAAACTGTAGTCGGGCAGCGAGTGGAACGCGCTTTTCAGCGCATCGCCCCAACTCGACGAGATTGCCTGGAAATATGGATCGTC
This genomic window from Qipengyuania sp. HL-TH1 contains:
- a CDS encoding N-acetylmuramoyl-L-alanine amidase, with translation MSYSLTWLPEVLERAGLKVAETHDWRTRGRGDMGPVRGVLCHHTATRAGGNMPTLDMLIHGRPDLRGPLCHLGLGRDGTYYVVAAGRANHAGPGAWEGLRNTGNTHLIGIEGENGGRPHDDWPEIQMDAYRRGVAAILDHIGAKANMCLGHKEWAPGRKPDPLFDMSQFRSQVAEILAGKSPPPPIAASDDHDRPTLRRGMRSDAVKTVQALLGLQADGIFGPRTEAAIRAWQRTNGLVPDGIVGSRSWEVLDLQRDAPAKPPQTPPAKDGNKASDTAIIDQIDAGLLKLAFSENTPQELAQWVEPIKTVCLRYGIDTRREICSFLANIAVESRGLTRMTESLNYSVDGLLRTFGRHRISEADARRLGRKRGERGLSLARQEELANLLYGGEWGRRNLGNTEPGDGWRFRGYGPKQITGRHNCTEFGKSIGMAIEKIPDYLRTREGGCMGAGWYWKSRDLDKFAATPGLEDDRRAINGGLHGLDVVQERFDRLMRELDRRGV
- a CDS encoding outer membrane protein, producing MKKSTFLATAIFAGAFAQPAFAQDAEPRFFDGFYVGGSFGLDAIDDENGEGITFDTDGDGEYGDGVITTTGANAFSPGYCNGAANGAEASDGCSDDKSRYGYGIRIGFDQRIGNGPVVAGLLVEGALSESEDYSTGFSTTPASYTFVRGLDKSVAVRGRLGVSPGSGRGLLYVTGGVAYADIDHDFVTTNTANSFTMTNDDDWQLGGQIGAGGELYLTDNISFGLEYLYSRYDDDDAYVLVGAGTAPATNPFLLDSGETALRPSDPNLNIHSIRTTLNFRF
- a CDS encoding TonB-dependent receptor — encoded protein: MKFNTFGRHASVRTALLAGAAALVLPAAAQAQDADADIQADDTDIAAPASGNVIIVTATKREQTLQETPVAVSVTTSEAIEQAQIRDVADLATLVPSLRVSQNQSSFATSYSVRGFGTDGNNIGLEPSVAMFVDGVYRSRAVSQISDLPDIQRVEVLRGPQSTLFGKNASAGVISIVTKEPQFDFGGMVEASYGNYDAMVVKGFVTGPISDSVAFSAGGGINKRDGYLTNGVNGDDINDRDRWFTRGQLLFDNGGPLRVRVIGDYDKIEERCCGVLNVATSAEIGAIQLLGGQVNDFRNNPDGDVVFTDVDPINNVENYGISGQIDYDFGALGLTSITAYRKTKLGADQDVDFTSLPAVSGANIGDADIETFTQELRIASDFDGPFNFLIGGYYFDERVDTSDQIVFGPGFRPFADLLLQGATGGTQNVNTLEATLSALNGTDYTGQFFAEGQGFFNNIVQDNEAFSIFGNVDFEITDRLVLTLGANYTKDKKQIVTNSTSTDVFSNIDLVASGNTAIFAQGLATQVGTLLGLGRPASQAEIGAFAGANPAAFGQVSAGVQAFADANDANPAVNPLLALTPFQFLPPMQNCPNAVEDCSTNDDDWSWNVRLAYEVTPTLNVYASWATGYKAPSFNLSRDSRPLPADFAALQAQDLAVTNLRPGTRFANAENSEVYEVGIKGNWSRAAANLTFFQQSIEDFQANTFTGTSFILSNAGKQETFGVEFDGQFYASDALTLSVAMTYLDAQYDNFVASPVGDLSGEPVAGVPELSAVFGAQYNKEINSRGDRVILRGDFSYSSPVQMVDGLTNYIVVDPATGERDFGPARAAAAAFKREVNSLNASFTYAFDMGLELTVWGRNLLDDRYLTTVFPAVAQGQAISGYPNQPRTYGVAARFRF
- the typA gene encoding translational GTPase TypA translates to MSRDLRNVAIIAHVDHGKTTLVDQLFRQSGTFRENQRVEERAMDSNDLEKERGITILAKCTSVEWNGTRINIVDTPGHADFGAEVERILSMVDGVILLVDSAEGPMPQTKFVTGKALGLGLRPIVVVNKIDRSDARPQAVLDEVFDLFASLDANDDQLDFPSLWASGRDGYASEDEHAREGNLDALFKLIVDHVPAPGLDTEAPFSFLATLLDRDNFMGRVLTGRVQSGTVNINDPIHALDAQGTVIEVGRATKLLSFDGLDRVPVESAEAGDIIAIAGLEKATVSNTIADPQIKTPIEAQPIDPPTLAMRFAVNDSPLAGREGSKVTSRMIRDRLYREAETNVAIRITESADKDSFEVAGRGELQLGVLIETMRREGFELGISRPRVLFREENGQRMEPFETVVIDVDDEHSGTVVEKMQRRKAELTEMRPSGQGKTRITFSAPSRGLIGYHGEFLSDTRGTGIMNRIYEKYDTYRGKIEGRQNGVLISMVSGEAVPYALNMLEERGELFIGGGAKIYEGIIIGENAKPDDLEVNPMKSKQLTNFRSTGKDDSIRLTPPRVMTLEQAIAYIDDDEMVEVTPENIRLRKAILDPHERKRAKRSAG